Proteins from a genomic interval of Chanodichthys erythropterus isolate Z2021 chromosome 6, ASM2448905v1, whole genome shotgun sequence:
- the LOC137021061 gene encoding fer-1-like protein 4: MSITVILKKIYNLPGKYDRKVELSFRGFTHKTRILQCENIAIFNEHFRWPHYGKVERDEVLSISVYNCSRMFSNRLLGKLVISLQHVVTVGQLLLRESLTDSQHSLTDIYIELEVKYSPLQGTAGGWDNDDFIKEEDSDGSELVIRNTGFTEPSSSDGLRPQQLDRETRMIGRSLLKTDDENGDEDDDNDYDDDYDFADIECANVTFTPILSRCRAIAKHELAITPKVKSFQVNVNVIEAQKLVGVNINPAVYVTIGDEKRHTATQKSTNCPFYNENFMFEFQETQDVLFDKVIEITVVHKKILAFLMTHIGTFKIDISTVHQQPDHRFYQKWAPLTDPKDTRSGIKGYVKCTVSVVMKGDPMGMVSLAPAGSQNDDIEKNLLLPKRMPSERPWAKFILKIFRAEGLPSMNSGFMGKIMRDKKVFLDPYVQVTFAGQRGETSVESNTNAPEWNEQISFIEQFPPLARRIKIQILDDANIGDVAVATHFLDLLQISNPNRNGFNPTFGPAWVNLYGSPQNSTLRDIHRDLNEGLSEGIFYRGRMLLSLSVEVYSSPTAVVTESKTVTNVKSPISRLNLKRKSRKSKEKKTAGKEAMQSPSGPVEESEDVGAEVPAAVTVEVEDVHPLPENFTGEKDEFLLFASFFEVTMIDPSIGTKPVTFELSIGNYGKTADVIVKSSKSGNQENLAEDRQPLLESDDELERDQLLNPGPRDKSVTVPRKPQPTEYDRSFSCIPLFREKPCVFVWSYFEDHTSRFHNSNWLSKMADRLDYGIDEVEMLLKRSKIKSKERLVDVVLEFFSSCKQYSSNLDRKRSARQNNLDKCRVGLIKKNIVLLAKQTLRIKKRVTKNTVKERLADLKNIAKRLRFLALEPQSTLPDVFLWMLSGGRRVAYARIPAPSILFSLVEEEKGKDCGKITAVYMKTPGGPVGEIFAKLEVYMWLGITKYAKNCVTSLPAEFRPIYEEATSGTLIPRNMPPTKLAVEDSRYFQLRAHIYQARGIIAADDNGLSDPFAKVVFNTQCQVTRVMEETLSPTWCELLFYDQVLMEGSKDEYREDPPVVIINIYDYNKLGIPQALGRAFAKPELKFVEEPYEKPQLQFFEITKGKSKAGEILAAFELIELDYSSFGEPALPLDVDPKEPECSGEESRYIIPAGIRPMLRKYRIEVLYWGLRDLKRVKLLEVKRPQVKMECAGKMIESEEIHDYKLNPNFSDVVKHFDVELPELVYLHPPLTIFVMEQRPFGVLVLVGTHVVQNIVQFGPRDQEEWKDEEEEPEEKKPPKKTTPLTTVITMDLGGLPLKHSKIPINPLNLVTSPIKKVIKKEEELEEEPPEKEELDWWSKYYGSLAELEKQEEKEDDLEDGQDGDGAPLTMSALEVEDDEAVIEIEPPAPKRKNIATLQLYKSELENEFSQFMDWLHTFPVYKGKSSLDDEEEDESTRYMGKYKGSFLIYPIAPEDEDAECQITNAIPKNTPIKVLVRVYVVKATNLAPTDPNGKADPYVVVKVGQQQMDSKERYIPKQLNPVFGEVFELTVSFPLETELTLYVFDHDLVGSDDLIGETRVDLENRFFSRHRAGCGLALHYDKDGYNKWRDAKKPTAILLELCRKNGIPSPEYRESEIKVLNKIFKIPNEAFPEELLKKNKKTEEDYAELDEHKALNVLQRWKEMREFCEGACPLVPEHVEVRSLLNAEKPGLPQGYVHMWIDMFPVDVPPPPPVNIKPRLPESYELRVIIWNTDDVVLDDVNPFTGEPSSDIYVKGWIKGLDDEKQETDVHFNSLTGEGNFNWRFVFKFDYLPTEKEVIYKKKDSLFAIEETEFRQPAVLVLQVWDYDRIGSNDFLGSIELRLSDMVRAAKSSEQCSIKMAKDKAGPRFSIFRSKRMKGWWPLIKLKSQEDIEREEREAEQERKTKKKKKKKASKRSKMKPEDLQFVDNSGSTFLLMGKVEAEFQLVTAEEAEKNPVGKARKEPEPLDKPNRPKTSFNWFVNPLKTFVYFIWKKYKKYIIALIILVILGLFLFLILYTLPTHISQLIVNG, from the exons TTAGAG GATTTACTCACAAAACCAGGATCCTTCAGTGTGAGAATATAGCCATCTTCAATGAG CACTTCAGATGGCCTCACTATGGGAAAGTTGAAAGGGATGAAGTTCTGTCAATCAGTGTCTACAACTGTAGTAGGATGTTCAGCAACAG ATTGCTGGGGAAGCTGGTGATCAGCCTGCAGCATGTGGTGACTGTGGGGCAGCTGCTTCTCCGCGAGTCTCTAACAGACAGTCAGCACAGTCTTACTGAT ATCTACATCGAGCTGGAGGTGAAGTACAGCCCTCTTCAAGGGACTGCGGGGGGATGGGACAATGACGACTTCATCAAAGAAGAGGACAGTGATGG CTCAGAGCTTGTCATCAGAAACACAGGTTTTACAGAACCAAG CTCTTCAGATGGCCTGCGTCCTCAGCAGCTGGATCGTGAAACCAGGATGATTGGTCGTAGCCTCTTGAAAACTGATGATGAGAACGGAGACGAAGATGATGACAATGACTATGATGATGATTATGACTTTGCAGATATTGAATGTGCCAATGTGACATTCACTCCCATTTTGAG TCGTTGCAGAGCTATAGCAAAGCACGAGCTTGCTATCACACCTAAAGTGAAGTCCTTCCAG GTGAATGTAAATGTGATTGAAGCTCAGAAATTGGTAGGGGTGAACATCAATCCAGCAGTGTATGTGACTATTGGGGATGAGAAAAGGCACACAGCTACTCAGAAGTCTACCAATTGTCCATTTTATAATGAG AACTTCATGTTTGAATTCCAAGAGACACAAGACGTGCTTTTTGATAAAGTGATTGAAATTACT GTGGTTCACAAGAAAATCCTTGCCTTTTTGATGACCCACATAGGAACCTTTAAGATTGACATTAGCACAGTGCATCAGCAGCCAG ATCACCGTTTCTACCAGAAATGGGCTCCGCTTACTGACCCAAAAGATACCCGCTCAGGAATTAAAGGCTATGTGAAGTGCACAGTGAGTGTGGTAATGAAAGGAGACCCTATGGGCATGGTCAGCCTGGCACCAGCTGGCAGCCAGAACGATGACATTGAAAA GAACCTTCTCCTTCCAAAGAGGATGCCATCAGAACGTCCATGGGCAAAGTTTATCCTAAAGATCTTCAGAGCTGAAGGCCTACCCAGCATGAACTCTGGTTTCATGGGGAAGATAATGAGAGACAAGAAGGTTTTCCTTGACCCTTATGTTCAGGTCACGTTCGCAGGACAGCGG GGGGAAACATCTGTAGAAAGCAACACCAATGCTCCCGAGTGGAATGAACAGATATCCTTCATTGAGCAGTTTCCTCCTCTTGCTCGGCGGATCAAAATCCAGATCCTTGATGATGCCAACATTGGAGATGTGGCTGTGGCAACACACTTCCTGGACCTTCTTCAAATCTCCAATCCCAACCGAAATG GTTTCAATCCCACTTTTGGCCCAGCTTGGGTCAATCTCTACGGCTCTCCTCAAAACTCCACGCTGAGAGACATCCACAGGGATCTTAATGAAGGTCTGAGTGAAGGGATCTTCTACAGGGGCAGAATGCTGCTCTCGCTGAGTGTGGAGGTTTATTCCTCCCCTACGGCTGTGGTGACAGAGAGTAAGACTGTTACTAATGTGAAGAGCCCAATTAGCAGGCTTAATCTTAAACGCAAGAGCCGAAAGTCCAAGGAGAAGAAAACAGCAGGCAAAGAag caatgcaGAGTCCCAGTGGGCCTGTCGAGGAATCTGAAGATGTTGGCGCTGAGGTACCAGCTGCCGTCACAGTGGAAGTGGAAGATGTTCACCCTCTTCCTGAG AATTTCACTGGAGAGAAGGATGAATTTTTGTTGTTTGCATCTTTCTTTGAAGTTACAATGATTGATCCTTCTATTGGCACCAAACCTGTCACCTTTGAGCTCTCTATAG GGAACTATGGTAAAACTGCAGACGTGATAGTGAAATCCAGCAAGAGTGGTAATCAGGAGAATCTGGCTGAGGATAGACAGCCACTGCTGGAATCAGATGATGAGCTGGAGAGAGATCAACTTCTGAACCCTGGGCCTCGGGACAAATCCGTCACGGTGCCCAGGAAACCACAGCCCACTGAATATGACAG ATCATTTAGTTGCATTCCCTTATTCCGAGAGAAACCATGCGTCTTCGTGTGGAGCTACTTTGAGGATCACACCTCGCGATTCCACAACAGCAACTGGTTGTCCAAGATGGCTGACCGTCTG GATTATGGCATTGATGAAGTGGAGATGCTGTTGAAAAGATCAAAAATCAAGTCTAAAGAACGTTTGGTGGATGTCGTACTGGAATTCTTTTCCTCTTGCAA GCAGTACAGCAGTAACTTAGACCGAAAGAGAAGTGCTCGGCAAAACAACCTTGACAAGTGCCGTGTGGGGCTCATCAAAAAAAACATC GTTTTGCTGGCCAAACAGACCCTGAGAATAAAAAAGCGAGTcaccaaaaatacagttaaagaAAGACTAGCAGATCTCAAGAATATTGCAAAGAGGCTCCGCTTTCTGGCCCTTGAG CCTCAGAGCACACTGCCTGATGTGTTTTTATGGATGTTGAGTGGAGGAAGGCGAGTGGCCTATGCCAGGATCCCAGCACCATCCATCCTCTTCTCACTGGTGGAGGAGGAGAAGGGCAAAGACTGCGGGAAAATCACTGCTGTGTACATGAAG acCCCTGGAGGGCCAGTGGGGGAAATCTTTGCCAAACTGGAAGTCTATATGTGGCTTGGTATCACAAAGTACGCAAAAAACTGTGTCACCAGCCTTCCAGCAGAGTTTAGACCCATTTATGAAGAGGCGACATCTGGCACATTGATTCCCCGTAACATGCCTCCTACCAAATTAGCAGTGGAAG ACAGTCGTTATTTCCAGTTACGTGCTCACATTTATCAGGCGCGTGGCATCATTGCAGCTGATGACAATGGACTGTCCGACCCCTTTGCCAAGGTTGTGTTCAACACTCAGTGTCAGGTCACACGG GTGATGGAAGAAACTCTATCCCCAACATGGTGTGAGTTACTCTTCTATGATCAGGTTCTGATGGAGGGCAGTAAGGACGAGTACAGAGAAGACCCTCCTGTGGTCATCATCAACATCTATGACTACAACAAACTA GGCATTCCACAAGCCCTTGGTCGTGCATTTGCAAAGCCAGAGCTGAAGTTTGTGGAAGAGCCATATGAAAAGCCCCAGCTGCAGTTTTTTGAGATCACAAAAGGCAAGAGCAAAGCTGGGGAAATTTTGGCTGCTTTTGAGCTAATTGAGTTGGATTACTCCAGCTTTGGAGAG CCAGCTCTACCACTGGATGTTGACCCCAAAGAACCAGAATGCAGTGGAGAAGAATCCCGCTATATCATTCCAGCGGGAATTCGACCCATGCTGAGGAAATACAGAATAGAG GTGCTGTACTGGGGCCTGAGGGATCTGAAAAGGGTCAAACTGTTGGAGGTGAAACGACCTCAAGTGAAGATGGAGTGTGCAGGCAAGATGATCGAGTCGGAGGAAATTCATGACTATAAGCTGAACCCCAACTTCAGTGATGTGGTTAAACACTTTGATGTT GAACTTCCAGAGCTTGTCTACCTGCATCCTCCTCTTACTATCTTTGTCATGGAGCAGAGGCCGTTTGGGGTGCTGGTCCTGGTGGGAACTCACGTGGTTCAAAACATTGTGCAATTTGGGCCCAGAGACCAAGAGGAGTGGAAAGATGAGGAGGAGGAGCCTGAGG AAAAAAAGCCCCCCAAGAAGACCACTCCACTAACCACAGTGATTACCATGGATTTAGGAGGACTTCCATTGAAGCATTCCAAAATTCCTATCAACCCTCTTAACTTAGTCACA TCTCCAATCAAAAAGGTGATTAAAAAAGAGGAGGAGTTAGAGGAGGAGCCACCAGAAAAGGAGGAGCTTGATTGGTGGTCTAAATATTATGGGTCACTGGCTGAACTCGAAAAACAG GAGGAGAAAGAGGATGACCTGGAAGATGGGCAAGATGGAG ATGGAGCACCACTGACCATGTCTGCGCTAGAGGTAGAGGACGATGAGGCTGTGATTGAAATAGAGCCTCCTGCTCCAAAGAGGAAGAACATTGCCAccttacag CTTTACAAGTCTGAACTTGAAAATGAATTTAGTCAGTTCATGGATTGGTTGCACACGTTTCCTGTATACAAAGGTAAATCCAGCCTGGATGATGAAGAGGAAGATGAAAGTACAAGATATATGGGTAAATATAAG GGTTCATTTCTGATATACCCCATCGCTCCTGAAGACGAGGACGCAGAGTGTCAGATCACTAATGCAATTCCCAAAAATACACCCATCAAAGTCCTAGTAAGGGTGTATGTAGTAAAA GCAaccaatctggcacccacagacCCAAATGGAAAGGCAGACCCCTATGTGGTGGTGAAAGTTGGCCAGCAGCAAATGGACAGCAAAGAGCGCTACATTCCCAAACAACTGAACCCAGTGTTTGGAGA AGTGTTCGAGCTGACCGTGTCCTTCCCCTTGGAGACAGAGCTCACGCTGTACGTGTTTGACCATGACCTTGTGGGCTCCGATGACCTGATTGGGGAGACCCGCGTGGACCTGGAGAATCGTTTCTTCAGCCGCCACCGTGCCGGGTGTGGCCTGGCCCTTCATTATGATAA GGATGGATATAATAAATGGAGAGATGCCAAGAAACCCACTGCGATATTATTGGAGCTCTGCCGCAAAAATGGGATTCCATCTCCAGAGTACCGGGAGTCTGAAATTAAAGTTCTCAACAAGATCTTCAAAATTCCCAATGAGGCTTTTCCAGAAG AGTTGCTGAAGAAGAATAAGAAGACAGAGGAAGACTATGCAGAGTTGGATGAGCATAAAGCTCTGAATGTCCTTCAGCGCTGGAAAGAGATGAGAGAGTTCTGTGAGGGAGCATGTCCTCTGGTTCCTGAGCATGTGGAGGTTCGCTCACTGCTTAATGCAGAAAAGCCAGGCCTTCCTCAG GGTTATGTTCACATGTGGATTGACATGTTTCCTGTAGATGTACCTCCACCACCACCTGTTAATATCAAACCCAGACTTCCAGAGAG TTATGAGCTGCGTGTGATCATCTGGAATACTGACGATGTTGTACTGGATGATGTCAATCCTTTCACTGGAGAGCCATCAAGTGACATCTATGTTAAAGG CTGGATTAAAGGTCTGGATGATGAGAAACAGGAGACGGACGTGCATTTTAATTCCCTCACTGGTGAAGGCAACTTCAACTGGCGCTTTGTCTTCAAATTTGACTATCTTCCTACGGAGAAGGAGGTCATCTACAAGAAGAAGGACTCTCTGTTCGCCATTGAGGAGACTGAGTTCCGCCAGCCGGCTGTTCTGGTGCTTCAGGTCTGGGATTATGACCGCATCGGTTCCAATGACTTCTTGG GATCCATAGAGTTGCGTCTCAGCGATATGGTCCGGGCAGCAAAATCATCAGAGCAGTGCAGCATCAAGATGGCCAAAGACAAGGCTGGCCCTCGCTTCTCCATCTTCCGCAGCAAGAGGATGAAGGGCTGGTGGCCGCTCATCAAACTAAAGAGCCAGGAGGACATcgagagagaggagagagaggcAGAACAAGAGAGGAAAaccaagaagaagaagaaaaagaaggcCAGCAAGCGTAGCAAAATGAAACCAGAAGATCTGCAGTTTGTGGACAACAGTGGAAGCACCTTCCTCTTAATG GGTAAAGTAGAGGCAGAGTTCCAATTGGTGACAGCTGAGGAAGCTGAGAAGAACCCTGTGGGAAAGGCACGCAAAGAACCCGAACCTCTGGACAAGCCAAA CCGTCCCAAGACGTCCTTCAACTGGTTTGTGAACCCCTTGAAGACCTTTGTGTACTTCATCTGGAAGAAGTACAAGAAGTACATCATTGCTTTGATCATTCTGGTTATCCTGGGGCTTttcctcttcctcatcctctACACCCTGCCTACACACATCAGCCAGCTTATTGTTAATGGATGA